The segment TCAGTGGCTTAGCCCAACATGATTTAAAACTCAATTGAGCGGAAGTATCCATACATTATAGCTTCAAAAAAAATGCGAAAAAAATATCAACTTTTTCGCATTTTTTTTTGGCTCAACTGAGCCTTAAATCCTATGATGTTACCAACAAAGAAGTTGATGAATCTTTTTCCAAATCTATCAATAGCGACCCAACTCCAACTGTTTTATTTTTATTTTTAATATAGCTATTCACTTCTTCAAGATCGACAAATTTTATTGAATTATTATCTGACTTTAATCCTTTAACATTATCTCCAAAGTCTCTAATCCAATTTAAGATTGATACATTACTTACGTCTAAAATTCGACCTATTGAACGAAATCCTAAACCCTCTAAATACAGTTGTAATGCCTTTCTTTTGGTTGCTCTTGAATATTCTCCAGAACGATTTTCAACTGTGTAGTTATAGCCACATTCTTTGCATTTGTATCTTTGTAAACCCTTTGCAAATCCATTTTTCACTCTATCTGTGCAATTACATTTTAAACATTTCATAATTTTTTTTAGACAAAGATAATAAATCAATACTAATTTAGCAATGCCCATTTGTTAAATAAATATTATAATTGCTTGTTTAAATATTACAGCAAAATAGTAATCAGAAACTAATCAGTGTACACAAAAGCAATAGTTTAAACGGATGAAAAAAATCACACCTTAAACATCTGTCCGAAATTTGGGGAGTATTATAGTAATTGGTGGATGCCCCTTATACAACAAAAAGTTTCAGCTTACTATTAATACAGATATCTGTGGCAATCGGTACAAATGGACGTCTTCCATTCTTCTTCTATATCAACAGGATGTATAAAATCCAGTGAATCATCAAAGGGAACGGAAACTAGATTTTCATTCAATCCTTGTTGTAAGATGGTATGACATAGATTGCAATCCCTTCGAATTAACTTTCCATTTTCTGCTTTATGATTGCCATCGTGACACCTGAAACAGCCATTGTATTCAACGTGTCCAAGATGATTTGGATAAGTATCCCAACTGGATCCCATTTTCGGGAAGTTATTCGCAGTATATGCATCTATTATTCCTTGTATGCTATGTTTGATTAATTGCTGTTGGTGAGCAAAAAATTCAGGGTAATTATTTCTGCACGATTCATTAATTGCATTTGCAATAATTGCCCGAGCCGTATCATAGTTGTCATAGGAATCAGTAAATAGCTCCATTGCTATTTTCTTTATCTCTGGAATATCAGATGATATATCACCTTTAGATATTGCATTATCAATATAATCTTGAGGTGTCAAAAACTGATGTGATGGCCTATTATGACAATCCATGCAGTCCATTGTTCTGGGAGAGCTGGTGTTTATAGTCTCTTCATCCATAGGATCTTCTATGTCATTATATACTGTAGTATCACCAGTTTCCAAATTAATGTATTTTACCCATCCGATATATTCACGGTCTGGAGTTGATTCAATGTATTCTATTTTAATATTTCTGTTTATATGCCAGTGAATTCCCTCGCTATTTCCTTGTGAGCCATGTGATGGACCGATTTTCATTAAATATGAAATATTCCATTGCGTATTGAGGCTATCCGCTAAATAATGAATCTCGTTACGAATTCGATTAGGATAAAATTTCTCAGGCCAGTGACACTGTTCGCAAGTTTCCCGGGCAGGTCTAAGGCTGGTTATTGGAGTTGGAATGGGTTTTGGGTATTTGTCGAATAAAACTGCATAAACCTGATATAATCCTGACATCTTCGATTTAACATACCAATCGGCACCTGGGCCAACATGACATTCAACACATTTCACGTGAGCATGAGCAGAAGTTTGATATGTAGAATATTCAGGTTCCATAACCTGATGGCAGAGCCCTCCACAAAATCGATTTGATTCAGTATAATGGAAAGCTTCATAACTGCCAATACTTGTTAAAATCAGGAATAATATTGTTCCTACAACAAATATTATTGCAGCGTTTCTGTGCTTAGGGTTATTCATATCAATAACCATATGTGTAGGAGTTATTTCAGATTTGCCTTGTTTGATTTTTCGCACTCTCATTAACATGCCAATAGGAATCAAAACAAGACCAAGAATGAGAAGTCCGGGGAATAACATATATAATAGTAAACCAATATAAGTTCCACCATCCATAAAAAAGGATGTGAGTATATAAATAAATAGAATTAGTAAAAGACTAATAGCAGTAATTATTGTTCCTACATAGGAAGTTCGATTGTAATAGGATTCTGGTAATTTCATAGTTATTTGTAGTTTAGTTTAGTAATTTAATTTTCATATAATTCATTATTATTTAGATTGATATACTTTTCAAAATATCTCAGAAACCGGCGTTTTATTATTGCCACTTCCATTCGTAATATTAGTATGTGCAATGTTTCTTATCATACCGTTGAAAATAAAAAAGTGAAAAGGTAAAGTTATTCCCCAATACATTCTACCAAATACACCCTTAGGTCGGAAAGTAGCAATTTGATGTAATACATTGTTCTGATCAATTTTAAACTCAAGCCAAGCTTCACCTGGAAGTTTCATTTCAGCAAAGAGTAAAAGTCTATTTTCTTGTCTGCTATCGTAAATAACACGCCAGAAATCAATGGCAGCACCTACATGAATATCAGTAGGATGCTTCCTCCCCCTTGAGAGTCCTACACCACCTACCAATCGGTCGAAAAATCCTCTGATTTTCCATAGCCAGGTAGCATAATACCAGCCTCTTTCACCGCCTATTGACCAGATATTCTCAACAACTTGTTCTGGGTTTTCGACTTTAATTGACTTTCTGTCCATATAACAACCAAACTGTGGAACTTCAATATGCTCTGAAAGCTTTAAACTCAAATTTGAATCGTGTACTGGATCTTTCCAACTTGATATTACCATATTTTGTTTAATCTTAACAAAAGCACTCTCTATGGCCTCTTTGTAAGAAATGGGATGAATATCAAGAAGCTTTTCAAGATCATTATTTTTACAAACTACCTCATGTTTCATGCTTTGAACCAGATTGGTGGCTAAGCGAAAAGTGGTGGATGTAATAAAGAAAAGCCAGTAAGAAGAAAAGCGAGTTGTCATAATTGGGACTGTAATAATTCTTCGTTTTAATTTTCTTACACTGGCATATTGCAATAACATTTCCTTGTAGGTAAGGATCTCAGGTCCACCAATATCAAACGATTGGTTCATGCACTTTTCATTAAAAAGGACTTTTGAAAGATAAGAACTTATGTCTCTAATGGCTATAGGTTGAGATCTCGTAAGTACCCATTTGGGAGTTATCATCAAGGGTAATTTTTCAACTATATCTCGTATAATCTCAAAAGATGCACTTCCGGATCCAACAATAATTCCTGTTCGCAATACCGTAATATTGTAATTTCCTGAAACAAGGATTTTTTCGACATTTTTTCTTGAAGCAAGATGATTTGAAAGTTCAGCTTGATTTACAATTCCGCTAAGATAGATTACATGCTTTGCACTTGTACGATTAATATAATCCCTGAAATGCAGTGCACAGCTCGATTCAAGATTGTAAAAACTGTTGGCAGAAGCTTCCATTGAATGTATTAGGTAATAGGCTGCATCAATATCAAGTGGTAAAACTTTTAAAGACTGAGGGTCTAAAAAATCTACTTCAATAATTTCTACCTTTTGTAAAATACTTGAACTTACATCAAGTCTTCTTTTATCTCGAACACAGCATATGACTTTATAATCCAGATTTATTAGAACAATCAATAGTCTTCTTGCTACATATCCTGTAGCTCCTGTTAATAATATCCTCATTAGTTTTTCAGCTCTTTATAATTGTTATTTTTATGTCTTGGAATTGTCTTTTTTTTGAGTTTTGTTTGATTTTAGAGATTCCCTGTTTATTTTCCTTCTCCTTCCAAAACCCTCGAATTATTAAAATAAATCGGTAAATCCTACCTAATAAACCCAGCAAATTCAGTAATAATTTCGTAATTTCATCTTTATTAATTTATAAAATATGTAAAGATAAAAAAAGAAATGAATTTCTGTAATGAATGGTCTGAAATATTTAGCAAAATGCAAAAAATGCTTTGGGCGAGCAATCAAAATTGAAAAACTCTCAAATGAAAATAATCAATTTCAACATTTACATGAAATTCAGAAAACAAACCAGATATTTAGTTTCCTCCCAAAATCCGCAAATTATTAAAAACAAATAAGCCAAATCCTTCACTATAAGTCTGCTGGCTTGGGTTTAGTTCAATCCCGATTTTTCATCGGGATTCAGTAATTTTATGCTGTTTTTATATTCTTAAGAGTTATCACCAGTATTTATTTTTTCAAATAATAGTGTTTCATCTTGAGATATTTGTTTTATCATCATTAATGTCAATATAGCTGCAATAATGTCCAAAAAGTCCGAAACCATATAGGCTTGAGTGGAAGTTATCATTTGTTCAATTGTATCATCTTTGAAGATTGATTTAAGAGCAAATTGTCCAACATAGTTTGCTATTAAAAACAGTGCCAACCAAAATTCAAGAATTGTCTGTTTTGAAGCCGACTTATATTCAGGAAGTATCTCTGTCAATATATTTCTTGTCTTCTTTACAATTTCTTTTGTTATTTTATAAGGTCTATAAAGGCTAACTATTGGAATACAGAAACTCCAAACTGCCATAGTTTCAGAATATTCGAGGTTTATAACCGGAATTCTGTGGAGATTTCCGTACGCTCGCCTAAACCAGTTAAGAAATAACACTATTGAGACAATGTATAATCCAGATTGTAGTATGCCAATTACGCCCACTATTAAGTCATTAAATTCCGCTTCTTGGTAGCAATAAATTCCACCATCTCTTATCCTTTCAAGTAAATCAAATTCATAATAACCCAATATAACTGCAATTAGATTCACGATACAAATCCCCCAAAAAATATTAATTATCAGTTTTGCCCTTCTTGAATTGTCTTATAATTCAATTCTGTCAGTATCTTGGTTTTGTATATGTTCCATATTATTGTTTATATTAGTGGTTGGAGTAGAGCCTGATAGCCTATTCATATTTTTTCCCACAAAAAAAAGAAAATTATTGAGTCCTAATAAAATTAATTATCAATATTTCGGCAAGATTGACAAAAAGAAGTACATTTGCAGAAAACAATTTGGAATGGTTAAAATTGGTGTTTTAGGAGCAGGCTTTTTAGGAAGAATTCATATTAATCTTCTAAAAAAAATTGCAGATTTCGAACTTGTTGGTTTTTACGACCCCGATAAAAAAAATACTGAAAAAGCTATCAGTGAATATAATGTCAAATCCTTCGAATCTATTGATAGTCTGTTAGATGCAGTAGATGCAATTGATATTGTAACTCCAACCGTTTCGCATTACGATTGTGCAGTGAAAGCTTTAAAAATGTCGAAACATATTTTCATCGAAAAGCCAATTACAAACACATTAGACGAAGCGGCCAGCCTTCTGAAACTCACAAAGGAAGCCGGAATAATTGTACAGGTTGGACATGTCGAAAGGTTTAATCCGGCATTTATTGCTGCCAAACCCTACCTCAAAAATCCGATGTTCATAGAATCGCACCGATTGGCACAATTCAATCCTCGCGGCACGGACGTTCCTGTAGTTCTGGATCTTATGATTCACGATATTGATATTGTTTTGAGCCTGGTTAAATCTAACATAAAACGAATAAGTGCAAATGGTTTGGCGGTTTTGAGCAATACTCCAGACATTGCAAGTGCAAGAATAGAATTTACTAATGGTTGTGTTGCAAACCTTACAGCAAGCCGTATTTCGATGAATAATATGCGTAGAAGCAGATTATTTCAAAAAGATGCCTTCATATCATTAGATTTTTTGAACAAAAAAACTGAGGTTTTTATGATTAAGAAAAAAAATGGCAATAAAACCAATACTTTTCATATGAATATTGACCTTGGGAACGACAAAGGTGAGAAAATCATTTATATTGAGAAGCCCAAAATTATTGAAAATAATGCCATAGAAGATGAGTTAATTGGCTTTTATTCAGCTATTAAAAACAAAACTACTCCTTTGGTTTCTATAGATGATGGTTATTCTGCTCTAAACATCGCACATTCTATTCTCGACAAAGTTAAGTCTTTTGAGGATTTGAAGATTTGAGCATTTGGAGGAAGCATTTTTTAATAATCAAATTGTGAGCTAATATAGCAGCGTATAGAATTTTAATTTGAAAAGTATTTTTATTCGTTATTTGTAAAATAAATAGTGATTATGGAAAGTAGGAATTTGATTTTAGAATTTAGCTTTAAACCTGAAACAACGATTTTAGATAATTTGAAAAGTATCAGCAATATTTTTCAAAAACAATAATCACTTCAAATCACAAATGTTGACAAATCCCAATATCATGATTTATAATACTCACATTCACATTTTTAAAACAGAAGATATTCCTGTTAAATTTCTTCCCTTGAAGTTGGTTAGATTTTTTGCGTCAAAATCAGGCTCGTTTTTTGCCTCCAAAATCCTGAACAATATAAATCCATTCTCAAACAAAGACATTTTCGATAGATACAAAAAATTTATGAGTATTGGGAATTTAGATTCGCAAGAAGCAATTTTTGACGAATGCCAGAAATTTTATCCCCCCGATACAAAATTTGTGGTTTTGCCCATGGATATGGCATTTATGGAAGCCGGAAAAGTTATCAGACCATATGAAAACCAAATTGAAGAACTTGCAAAACTTGCACAAAAAAATGAAAAAATTCTTCCATTTCTCCATATTGACCCTCGACGAAAAGGAATTTTCGATTTTCTGAAAAAGTGTGTCGAAGATTGGAATTTTAAAGGTATAAAACTTTATCCACCGCTTGGCTATTTTCCTTACGATAAAAGACTGTATCCTATTTATGAATATTGCGAAAACAACAATCTGCCGGTAATTAGCCATTGCAGTCCGTACAATTCTGTGCATTTCAGAGGAAAAAAAGAAAACTTGTTTAAATTGCTTTCTGAAGCTAAAATCAAGATTGAGACGGAAGGGAAAAACAATAAAGAATTATGTTATTATTTTGCCCATCCGAAAAACTACGAATATGTTTTAAAAGATTTCATGAAACTTAAAATAAACCTTGCTCATTTTGGCTCAGACTATTTTTGGGACAGGTTTTTAGATTCGCCTAAAGAGAAAGAAAATTGGTTTTCGATAATCAGAAATATGATAGTTGAATATGAAAATTTATATACAGACACCTCATTTACTCTGAATAATCAGAACTACTTTTCTTTATTTAAAGTTTTGTTGGCAAACCAAAAAATAAGAGATAAAATTTTGTTTGGCTCCGACTATTACATGGTTGAAACTCAAACGAATGAGAGAAGGTTTAGTTTAGATTTACGAGCCTTCATAGGGGAGAATAATTTTAATATTATAGCACGAAAAAATCCAAAAAGGTTTTTAGGCATAAAATAAAAGTGAATAAAGAATAAATGAAATTGCGAATTTTCTTTTTAGTGAAATATTCATTTTTTTGGATATTTTATTTCATAATAATGAAAGCCATTTTTTTGGCATACAATTATTCACTTACAGCTGAATTGCCTGTAAACGACATTTTTCTGATTTTTTACCATGGCTTAAAAATTGATTTTTCTACCATTGGCTATTTTCTAATATTCCCAAGTTTACTGATAATATTTTCAGTAGTTTTTTCTAATATTCATTTCTTAAAAATCATAAAAATATATAGCTTGCTGCTGATAATTCTGGCAACCATTCTCACAGTTATCGATATGGAATTGTATAGAAACTGGGGTTTCAGACTCGACAAAACGCCCCTGCAATACATTTCAAATCCGAAAGAAATGATGGCTTCAACTGATTTGTTGTTAGTAATACTTTTAAGTTTGGCAACAATTTTCATTAGCTTTATATTTATACTGATTTACAATAAATTACATAAGGCAAAAATTGCAAAAGTTAAAGTAAGAAAGACACTAAATATAACGTTATTGATAATCATTTTCTTCAGTCTGATAATCCCAATTCGAGGAGGCTTTGGCGTTTCTACTATGAATATTGGAAGCGTATATTTTCATAAAAACCTTTACGCAAACCATGCAGCAATAAATTTGGTTTGGAATGTAATCTACTCTCTTACAAAAACTTCCGATCTAAATTCCTTTAAGTTCTTTGAACCAAAAAAAGCAACAGAGATTTTTGAAAAACTTCATTCCAATAATGACATTGATGAAAAAATTACAAACTCAAAAAATCCAAATATTATCATAATTATTTTAGAAAGCTTCAGTTCTAAAATAATTGAACCATTAGGTGGAAAACGTGGAGTTACTCCTAATTTGAATAAATTGTGCAACGAAGGGATATTGTTCAATAATTTTTATGCTTCGGGCGACAGATCTGATAAAGGAATTGTATCAATTTTGAGTGGTTTTCCGGCTCAACCGACTAATTCAATAATTAAATTTGCAAACAAAACACAAAACCTTCCATTCTTGAGTAAAGATTTAAAAAAAGTTGGATATAAATCAACATTTTATTATGGTGGCGACTTGAATTTTGCAAATATGCGATCATATTTTGTGAATGGGGAATTCGATGAAATTATAGACAAATCCAGTTTCAGAAAAAAGGACAACAATTCTAAATGGGGAGTTCATGATCATATTGTTTTCGATAAATTATATAAAGATATTGTTAGTTCAAAAACTCAATTCTTTAAAGTGATTTTCACTTTGAGTAGCCACGAACCATTCGATGTTCCATTAAAATCGGAATTTGATGGCGAAGATGAGGGTAGCCGTTTTTTAAATTCAGCCAATTACACAGACAGATTTTTAGGAAATTTTATCAATAAACTAAAACAAACTGAAAAGTGGGATAATACACTTATAGCAATAGTTTCCGACCATGGAAGCAGATTGCCGAACAATACGCAATACTATGAATTGGAAAAGTTCAAAATACCTTTTCTATTGATAGGAGGAGCTATCACTAAAGCATCGACTGTAGTTTCAACAATAGCCTCTCAGACCGATATTCCAAAAATAATTTTGAATCAACTTGAAATTCCTTCAGAGAAATATTTGTTTAGCAAAAGCTTTTTTAATACCGATCCTTCATCATTTGCATTTTTTTGCTTTAACAATGGTTTTGGATTTGTTACTGAAAATTCTCAAATTGTTTACGATAATATTGGAGAAAAATTAATTCTCGATCAAGGTATCGCATCTGAAGAAAACCTAAGAAACGGGAAAGCATATCTTCAAGTTGTTGAAAGTCATTTCAATAAGCATTAATTTCCAGGCTTTCAGCTCAATTGCTTTAGCCGGGTTTTCAATTAAAAAGTATTTGCCTGAAATTCAAACCCTAAGTTTCCCAAACGGGAACAATATAGTTATCATTTTTTATAGGAATCATTCTCAGGTTTTGTTCAGT is part of the Bacteroidota bacterium genome and harbors:
- a CDS encoding DUF4328 domain-containing protein, yielding MGYYEFDLLERIRDGGIYCYQEAEFNDLIVGVIGILQSGLYIVSIVLFLNWFRRAYGNLHRIPVINLEYSETMAVWSFCIPIVSLYRPYKITKEIVKKTRNILTEILPEYKSASKQTILEFWLALFLIANYVGQFALKSIFKDDTIEQMITSTQAYMVSDFLDIIAAILTLMMIKQISQDETLLFEKINTGDNS
- a CDS encoding amidohydrolase family protein; translated protein: MIYNTHIHIFKTEDIPVKFLPLKLVRFFASKSGSFFASKILNNINPFSNKDIFDRYKKFMSIGNLDSQEAIFDECQKFYPPDTKFVVLPMDMAFMEAGKVIRPYENQIEELAKLAQKNEKILPFLHIDPRRKGIFDFLKKCVEDWNFKGIKLYPPLGYFPYDKRLYPIYEYCENNNLPVISHCSPYNSVHFRGKKENLFKLLSEAKIKIETEGKNNKELCYYFAHPKNYEYVLKDFMKLKINLAHFGSDYFWDRFLDSPKEKENWFSIIRNMIVEYENLYTDTSFTLNNQNYFSLFKVLLANQKIRDKILFGSDYYMVETQTNERRFSLDLRAFIGENNFNIIARKNPKRFLGIK
- a CDS encoding IS1 family transposase, which gives rise to MKCLKCNCTDRVKNGFAKGLQRYKCKECGYNYTVENRSGEYSRATKRKALQLYLEGLGFRSIGRILDVSNVSILNWIRDFGDNVKGLKSDNNSIKFVDLEEVNSYIKNKNKTVGVGSLLIDLEKDSSTSLLVTS
- a CDS encoding cytochrome C; amino-acid sequence: MTMKLPESYYNRTSYVGTIITAISLLLILFIYILTSFFMDGGTYIGLLLYMLFPGLLILGLVLIPIGMLMRVRKIKQGKSEITPTHMVIDMNNPKHRNAAIIFVVGTILFLILTSIGSYEAFHYTESNRFCGGLCHQVMEPEYSTYQTSAHAHVKCVECHVGPGADWYVKSKMSGLYQVYAVLFDKYPKPIPTPITSLRPARETCEQCHWPEKFYPNRIRNEIHYLADSLNTQWNISYLMKIGPSHGSQGNSEGIHWHINRNIKIEYIESTPDREYIGWVKYINLETGDTTVYNDIEDPMDEETINTSSPRTMDCMDCHNRPSHQFLTPQDYIDNAISKGDISSDIPEIKKIAMELFTDSYDNYDTARAIIANAINESCRNNYPEFFAHQQQLIKHSIQGIIDAYTANNFPKMGSSWDTYPNHLGHVEYNGCFRCHDGNHKAENGKLIRRDCNLCHTILQQGLNENLVSVPFDDSLDFIHPVDIEEEWKTSICTDCHRYLY
- a CDS encoding SDR family oxidoreductase codes for the protein MRILLTGATGYVARRLLIVLINLDYKVICCVRDKRRLDVSSSILQKVEIIEVDFLDPQSLKVLPLDIDAAYYLIHSMEASANSFYNLESSCALHFRDYINRTSAKHVIYLSGIVNQAELSNHLASRKNVEKILVSGNYNITVLRTGIIVGSGSASFEIIRDIVEKLPLMITPKWVLTRSQPIAIRDISSYLSKVLFNEKCMNQSFDIGGPEILTYKEMLLQYASVRKLKRRIITVPIMTTRFSSYWLFFITSTTFRLATNLVQSMKHEVVCKNNDLEKLLDIHPISYKEAIESAFVKIKQNMVISSWKDPVHDSNLSLKLSEHIEVPQFGCYMDRKSIKVENPEQVVENIWSIGGERGWYYATWLWKIRGFFDRLVGGVGLSRGRKHPTDIHVGAAIDFWRVIYDSRQENRLLLFAEMKLPGEAWLEFKIDQNNVLHQIATFRPKGVFGRMYWGITLPFHFFIFNGMIRNIAHTNITNGSGNNKTPVSEIF
- a CDS encoding sulfatase-like hydrolase/transferase: MKLRIFFLVKYSFFWIFYFIIMKAIFLAYNYSLTAELPVNDIFLIFYHGLKIDFSTIGYFLIFPSLLIIFSVVFSNIHFLKIIKIYSLLLIILATILTVIDMELYRNWGFRLDKTPLQYISNPKEMMASTDLLLVILLSLATIFISFIFILIYNKLHKAKIAKVKVRKTLNITLLIIIFFSLIIPIRGGFGVSTMNIGSVYFHKNLYANHAAINLVWNVIYSLTKTSDLNSFKFFEPKKATEIFEKLHSNNDIDEKITNSKNPNIIIIILESFSSKIIEPLGGKRGVTPNLNKLCNEGILFNNFYASGDRSDKGIVSILSGFPAQPTNSIIKFANKTQNLPFLSKDLKKVGYKSTFYYGGDLNFANMRSYFVNGEFDEIIDKSSFRKKDNNSKWGVHDHIVFDKLYKDIVSSKTQFFKVIFTLSSHEPFDVPLKSEFDGEDEGSRFLNSANYTDRFLGNFINKLKQTEKWDNTLIAIVSDHGSRLPNNTQYYELEKFKIPFLLIGGAITKASTVVSTIASQTDIPKIILNQLEIPSEKYLFSKSFFNTDPSSFAFFCFNNGFGFVTENSQIVYDNIGEKLILDQGIASEENLRNGKAYLQVVESHFNKH
- a CDS encoding Gfo/Idh/MocA family oxidoreductase; the protein is MVKIGVLGAGFLGRIHINLLKKIADFELVGFYDPDKKNTEKAISEYNVKSFESIDSLLDAVDAIDIVTPTVSHYDCAVKALKMSKHIFIEKPITNTLDEAASLLKLTKEAGIIVQVGHVERFNPAFIAAKPYLKNPMFIESHRLAQFNPRGTDVPVVLDLMIHDIDIVLSLVKSNIKRISANGLAVLSNTPDIASARIEFTNGCVANLTASRISMNNMRRSRLFQKDAFISLDFLNKKTEVFMIKKKNGNKTNTFHMNIDLGNDKGEKIIYIEKPKIIENNAIEDELIGFYSAIKNKTTPLVSIDDGYSALNIAHSILDKVKSFEDLKI